The following coding sequences are from one Deltaproteobacteria bacterium window:
- a CDS encoding cation transporter has protein sequence MSNCGCEVEIKNREERGILYILLSINGVMFIVELIAGWIAESTGLIADSLDMLADALVYTTALYAVGKGLKEKANSAYLNGRLQLILGASVLIDIVRRAIYGSEPESLFMITVSMVALAANVSCLLLLSKHREGEVHMRATWICSRSDVIANMGVIAAGVLVAFTGSRVPDLIIGCIISAIVTKGGIDIIREAKEARVAATGSNA, from the coding sequence ATGTCAAATTGCGGTTGTGAAGTAGAAATTAAAAACAGGGAAGAGAGAGGAATTCTCTATATCCTCCTTTCCATAAACGGTGTTATGTTCATTGTCGAGTTAATAGCCGGCTGGATAGCTGAGTCGACAGGGCTCATCGCCGATTCTCTCGATATGCTGGCTGATGCCCTTGTTTATACAACGGCCCTCTATGCCGTAGGGAAGGGGTTGAAGGAAAAGGCGAACTCTGCCTACCTGAATGGAAGGTTACAACTTATACTGGGCGCCAGTGTGTTGATTGATATTGTGAGGCGTGCCATTTACGGCAGTGAGCCTGAATCGTTATTTATGATCACTGTCAGCATGGTGGCTCTCGCTGCTAATGTGAGCTGCCTCTTGCTTTTGTCCAAACACAGGGAAGGAGAGGTTCATATGCGTGCCACCTGGATATGTTCCAGAAGTGATGTTATTGCCAATATGGGTGTTATTGCCGCAGGGGTACTGGTGGCCTTTACCGGATCGAGAGTGCCGGACCTTATTATCGGTTGTATAATTTCAGCTATTGTTACCAAAGGGGGGATAGATATTATCAGGGAGGCGAAAGAGGCCAGGGTGGCGGCAACTGGAAGCAATGCTTAA
- a CDS encoding DNA alkylation repair protein: MTSSEISKKIKSLADPERAKILARYFKTGPGEYGEGDTFMGLKVPQVRKLAGEFKTLSLEETKKLLKSPIHEERLLSLFLLIQIFNKGNEEVRERVYRLYLENTRYINNWDLVDTSAPHIIGTYLFDKDRAPLYDLAVSGYLWERRMAIMATFCFIRNNQYDDTLRIAEKLLAHKEDLIHKAVGWMLREVGKRDIDIEKGFLDSHYKVMPRTMLRYAIERFAKEERAAYLKGEM; the protein is encoded by the coding sequence ATGACCTCCAGCGAAATCAGTAAAAAAATAAAATCCCTTGCCGACCCCGAAAGGGCAAAAATACTTGCCCGCTATTTCAAAACGGGCCCCGGAGAATATGGTGAAGGTGATACCTTTATGGGCCTAAAAGTCCCCCAGGTTCGTAAGCTTGCCGGGGAATTTAAAACCCTTTCCCTGGAAGAAACTAAAAAACTTCTAAAATCCCCTATTCATGAAGAAAGGCTCCTTTCTCTTTTTCTTCTTATTCAGATATTTAATAAAGGTAATGAAGAGGTACGTGAGAGGGTATACAGGCTCTATTTGGAAAATACCCGTTACATAAATAACTGGGACCTTGTCGATACTTCCGCACCTCACATTATAGGTACTTATCTTTTTGATAAGGATAGAGCGCCCCTTTATGATCTGGCCGTGTCGGGCTATCTATGGGAAAGGCGCATGGCTATTATGGCTACCTTTTGTTTTATCAGAAATAACCAGTATGACGATACGCTGCGAATTGCCGAAAAACTTCTTGCTCATAAGGAAGACCTTATTCATAAAGCCGTCGGCTGGATGCTGAGGGAAGTGGGGAAGAGGGATATTGATATTGAGAAAGGCTTTCTTGATAGTCATTACAAAGTGATGCCGAGAACGATGTTGAGATATGCTATTGAGAGGTTTGCAAAAGAGGAGAGAGCTGCTTATTTGAAGGGGGAGATGTGA
- a CDS encoding DUF1992 domain-containing protein, whose amino-acid sequence MDIFSSLAEKRIEEAIRRGELDNLPGAGKPLKLDDDSAIPEDLRMSYRLLKNAGFIPPELEDLKELVKLKDLIASTCGEEERSKRAKELNFKLLKVNMSRKRPLDLDAIPEYKEKMLAGLTAKDKAKS is encoded by the coding sequence ATGGATATTTTTTCATCACTTGCTGAAAAGAGAATAGAGGAAGCCATCAGGCGAGGGGAACTCGATAATCTGCCCGGTGCAGGCAAGCCCCTTAAGCTGGATGATGATTCTGCTATTCCCGAGGATTTGAGAATGTCCTACAGGCTCCTTAAAAATGCCGGTTTTATCCCGCCTGAGCTTGAAGATCTGAAAGAATTGGTCAAGCTTAAAGACCTCATCGCATCGACCTGTGGCGAAGAAGAAAGAAGCAAAAGAGCCAAAGAACTCAACTTTAAACTGCTCAAAGTGAATATGTCCAGAAAGCGGCCTCTTGATCTCGATGCTATTCCCGAGTATAAAGAGAAGATGTTGGCTGGATTAACTGCTAAAGATAAGGCAAAATCGTAA
- the arsC gene encoding arsenate reductase (glutaredoxin) (This arsenate reductase requires both glutathione and glutaredoxin to convert arsenate to arsenite, after which the efflux transporter formed by ArsA and ArsB can extrude the arsenite from the cell, providing resistance.), whose translation MAKVKIYHNPRCGKSRQTLALLQERNLDIEIIEYLKDSPTAAELDALIAMLGKEPLEVMRTGEKLFKELGLSKKDERTRTEWIKIMSENPILIERPIVVNNGQAALGRPPENVLAIF comes from the coding sequence ATGGCTAAAGTAAAAATCTATCACAACCCGAGATGTGGAAAAAGCCGTCAGACGCTGGCACTGTTGCAGGAGAGAAATCTCGACATAGAAATAATTGAATACCTCAAGGATTCACCGACAGCAGCAGAACTCGATGCACTGATTGCAATGCTTGGTAAAGAACCCCTTGAGGTGATGAGGACCGGTGAGAAGCTCTTTAAAGAACTGGGACTTTCCAAAAAGGACGAACGAACCAGAACGGAGTGGATCAAAATTATGAGTGAAAATCCCATCCTCATTGAACGCCCCATCGTTGTTAACAATGGACAGGCGGCTCTTGGCCGTCCTCCGGAAAATGTCCTGGCTATATTTTAA
- a CDS encoding CGGC domain-containing protein, which translates to MSKNEKIKLIGIIQCDFAKERCSGFSCINAFNEREDAFERYNSADGIMAVPFNCGGCPGRRIGRNVSHLIKKANKKAGIEKDEIAIHLASCMVTDNAHYPPCPHLDYIGQILDRKGVKVIRGSYKSKTTEVRREKGEYAPFDWNEGRD; encoded by the coding sequence ATGAGTAAAAATGAAAAAATAAAACTAATCGGCATTATTCAATGTGATTTTGCCAAGGAACGGTGCAGTGGATTTTCCTGTATCAATGCATTTAATGAGAGGGAAGATGCTTTTGAAAGATATAATTCAGCAGATGGGATTATGGCCGTACCCTTTAACTGTGGTGGATGTCCCGGCAGGCGAATAGGCAGGAATGTATCGCACCTTATCAAAAAGGCAAATAAGAAGGCAGGTATTGAAAAGGATGAGATAGCTATCCACCTTGCTTCCTGTATGGTGACTGATAACGCTCACTATCCGCCATGTCCGCACCTTGACTACATTGGGCAGATACTTGATCGTAAAGGAGTAAAGGTGATTAGGGGGAGTTATAAAAGCAAGACTACCGAGGTGCGCAGGGAGAAGGGGGAGTATGCACCCTTTGACTGGAATGAGGGGCGGGACTGA
- a CDS encoding transglutaminase family protein translates to MEVSEEFLARSDIIDWHKGEIKELAASLAEGLYLPEEVARQCFQWVRDEIKHSVDYQMNPVTCRATDVLKYKTGFCYAKSHLLAALLRANGIPAGFCYQRLTVDGEGTPYCLHGLNAVWLKGIGWYRIDARGNREGIDARFMPPVEKLAFEVLWEGEENLPQILAQPLPVVVEALSKYETWDRLLAYLPDIDREKDKI, encoded by the coding sequence ATGGAAGTGAGTGAAGAGTTTCTTGCCCGGTCGGACATTATCGACTGGCATAAAGGGGAGATAAAAGAACTGGCGGCCAGTCTGGCTGAAGGCTTGTATCTTCCCGAAGAAGTTGCGCGACAGTGCTTTCAGTGGGTTAGGGATGAGATAAAGCACAGCGTTGATTATCAAATGAATCCTGTTACATGCAGGGCGACGGACGTACTCAAATACAAAACGGGTTTCTGTTACGCCAAAAGCCATCTTTTGGCAGCCCTGTTAAGGGCAAACGGTATTCCCGCCGGTTTTTGTTATCAACGCCTTACCGTTGATGGAGAAGGGACGCCTTATTGCCTTCATGGTCTTAATGCTGTCTGGCTCAAAGGGATAGGCTGGTATCGTATCGATGCACGGGGAAACAGGGAGGGTATAGATGCCCGGTTTATGCCACCCGTCGAAAAACTGGCCTTTGAGGTGCTTTGGGAAGGTGAGGAAAATCTGCCTCAAATACTGGCCCAACCTTTACCCGTTGTTGTGGAAGCGCTAAGTAAGTATGAAACTTGGGATCGGCTGTTGGCTTATCTGCCTGATATAGATAGAGAAAAGGATAAAATATAA
- a CDS encoding PhzF family phenazine biosynthesis protein, translated as MKLKIYQVDAFADQPFEGNPAAVCPLDTWLDDETLQAIAGENNLSETAYIVPAKKGYHIRWFTPTTEVELCGHATLASAFILFSELRFKGEKLVFDSLSGELVVTKEGELFTMDFPAMIPKRCDISPVLVETLGSWPLEVLSADDYIAVYEREEDILEINPDLFRMTQLDRRGVIVTAPGKRSDFVSRFFAPKYGINEDPVTGSAHCELAPYWAGRLKKDKLTARQLSARGGELLCELSGERVLLSGSAVKYMEGEVYI; from the coding sequence TTGAAACTCAAAATTTATCAGGTAGACGCTTTTGCAGATCAACCTTTTGAAGGGAACCCGGCAGCTGTTTGCCCGCTCGACACATGGCTTGATGACGAAACACTGCAGGCTATTGCCGGAGAAAATAATTTGTCCGAGACAGCCTATATTGTCCCTGCAAAAAAGGGTTACCACATTCGCTGGTTCACCCCCACTACTGAAGTCGAACTTTGCGGGCATGCCACGTTGGCTTCGGCCTTTATCCTCTTTAGTGAACTGAGGTTTAAAGGTGAGAAGCTTGTATTTGATTCCTTGAGTGGAGAACTGGTGGTAACAAAGGAGGGGGAACTATTTACTATGGATTTCCCTGCCATGATTCCCAAACGTTGTGATATTTCCCCCGTTCTTGTGGAAACGCTGGGCAGCTGGCCCCTTGAGGTTCTAAGCGCTGATGACTACATTGCCGTTTATGAGAGAGAAGAGGATATCCTTGAAATAAATCCGGACCTCTTCCGCATGACTCAGCTTGATCGCAGGGGGGTGATTGTCACGGCGCCGGGGAAGAGGTCTGATTTTGTAAGCCGCTTTTTTGCGCCTAAATACGGCATTAACGAAGACCCCGTGACAGGTTCGGCCCACTGTGAACTGGCGCCTTACTGGGCGGGTAGACTAAAGAAGGATAAACTGACGGCAAGGCAGCTGTCGGCCAGAGGTGGTGAGTTGCTTTGTGAATTAAGTGGAGAGAGAGTACTTCTATCGGGCTCTGCTGTTAAATATATGGAAGGGGAAGTTTACATCTAA
- a CDS encoding DMT family transporter: MKKIITSGYGLVIFSALGFSFKSILAKLAFTYGTDAMTLMLMRIYVSLPFFLVTLWYLEGKDGFRVSLKDAVFYSVAGIGGLGCAMFFSLYSLESITASLSTLLVFTYPAMTVILGLFISGRQVRAGRWISLMITFAGLALVVNPDKKMMTGMESAGIYLALASALCYAFYNLYSEKALKRVSPAKLTACSMVFFVVFFGALFGNRTYPGPGPVWTIAFIMGVTSGFLPFLCYMYGVKKIGASRAVIISSMGPLFTVLWASIFLGERLGYMQLAGMVLIISGVMSIKIRSPFSFVKGTAGEIGSHFESLSEGKQKGKGVFAFVYVTKEKN; this comes from the coding sequence ATGAAGAAAATAATCACATCGGGCTACGGGCTTGTTATCTTTTCAGCGCTCGGTTTTTCATTCAAATCGATACTGGCCAAACTTGCCTTCACTTACGGTACGGATGCAATGACGCTCATGCTTATGCGTATCTATGTGTCGCTTCCTTTTTTTCTTGTAACTCTCTGGTATCTCGAAGGAAAGGACGGTTTCAGGGTAAGCCTGAAAGATGCCGTTTTTTATTCGGTGGCTGGTATTGGCGGGCTTGGCTGCGCTATGTTTTTTTCACTTTATTCTCTGGAAAGTATCACAGCGTCACTTTCTACGCTCCTTGTTTTTACTTATCCTGCCATGACGGTCATATTGGGCCTTTTTATTTCAGGACGTCAGGTAAGGGCAGGCCGTTGGATATCGCTGATGATTACCTTTGCCGGACTGGCGCTTGTCGTTAATCCCGATAAAAAGATGATGACCGGTATGGAGAGTGCGGGCATTTATCTTGCCCTTGCAAGCGCCCTTTGCTACGCTTTTTACAATCTCTATTCGGAAAAGGCGCTCAAAAGGGTGTCGCCTGCAAAATTGACTGCCTGCAGCATGGTCTTTTTTGTCGTCTTCTTCGGTGCGCTTTTCGGCAACAGAACCTATCCCGGGCCGGGGCCTGTCTGGACTATCGCTTTTATCATGGGTGTAACGAGCGGCTTTTTACCTTTTTTATGTTACATGTACGGAGTAAAGAAAATCGGGGCGTCGAGGGCGGTTATTATAAGCTCCATGGGCCCTCTTTTTACCGTTTTATGGGCAAGTATTTTTCTCGGAGAGAGGCTCGGATATATGCAGCTTGCAGGGATGGTTCTCATTATATCCGGTGTGATGAGCATAAAAATTCGCTCCCCTTTCAGCTTTGTAAAGGGAACAGCCGGAGAGATCGGCAGTCACTTTGAGTCCCTTTCAGAAGGAAAACAAAAAGGAAAAGGTGTTTTCGCCTTTGTTTATGTGACGAAAGAGAAAAATTAA